One Verrucomicrobiota bacterium genomic window, CACAGCGGATGCGGGAGTGGCGATGTCCCCATTCATGAACTCACCTCGCACCCGTTGCCGCCGGCACTCCTAATCCTACTCCTAATCGTAATCTTACTCTCCGACTGGAGGAAAAGATTAAGATTAAGATTAGGAGCCAGAGGCGTGCTTCGGTTCATGGAATCCTCTCCTGAAATCACCCGTTCCGGATCAACTCCAAAAAATCACCCGCCCGGGCCATCCCGCTCAATACGCTTTCGAAAACGTTGCGGACCAGTTCGGGAGTGAGGCGCAGTTGCTTCCAGACGTACTCCGGCAATTCGTGAATGAACGGGTCGCCTCCGGCCCCGATGCAAAGCGCGCGGCTCAGAATGTCCGCCGTGTGAACGATCCAGATCAATTGCCGATGCTGCCGGGCCAGCAGCGGGGCGTGGTGCATGCGGATGCCCAGGCAGAGGTGTTCGGGAAAACTCCATTTTTCGGCAAGCCAGCCTCCAATGTGCGAGTGGTCGAAGCCCAGCACCTGTTGCTCCGCCTCGCGCATCGTGATTTGCTGCCGGTCGATGAGCTTGAGGACTTTGGCGAATTCGTCCGGGAAATAGCGGACGAAGATCAGCTTGCCCTGGTCGTGGAGCAATCCGGAGATGAAGGCCTCATCGCTGTAATCGGAATCGATCGCCTGCGCCAGGGTTTCGGCGGTGATCGCCGTGGCCATGGAGTGCTCCCAGAATCCGTAATAATCGAATCCTTCAGTTTGCGTGGGCTTGAACGAACGCAAGACGGAACCCGCCAACGCCAGATTCTTCACCCGGCTGAATCCCATGATCACGATCGCA contains:
- a CDS encoding HDOD domain-containing protein codes for the protein MTSDYQSYRAVVENAKDLPKLSGVIKQLLDMIKNPTNSAADVGQLISQDVALASLTLKLVNSPFYGFSQEVHSITHAIVIMGFSRVKNLALAGSVLRSFKPTQTEGFDYYGFWEHSMATAITAETLAQAIDSDYSDEAFISGLLHDQGKLIFVRYFPDEFAKVLKLIDRQQITMREAEQQVLGFDHSHIGGWLAEKWSFPEHLCLGIRMHHAPLLARQHRQLIWIVHTADILSRALCIGAGGDPFIHELPEYVWKQLRLTPELVRNVFESVLSGMARAGDFLELIRNG